CAGCATGACCGTGcgccatgccgtgccatgccgtgccgtaccgtgccgtgccgtgcccgcAGAGCCTTGCTTCAGCTCCAGCACAGCATCCCCACCACCTGGGccacctccctgcagggccACGTGCCCCCAGATGCACCCAGCAGGACACAGGGTGCAAAGGGCCCCGTGTCCGAGCCCTCCCCATGCTGGGGGCGAGGACAGTGCCGCCATGGCCTCGGTGCCAGCAATGGCAGTGAGGGAACCACCTGCACCCCTCCCGGTGACACGTTGCACCGGTGACCCCACCTGCTTGGGCATCCCCAGAGCAGCACGGTTTGGCCAGGGCAGTGCCAGGCACCCCCAGCTCACCATGGGGCAccgagggggctgggggctgccgggaCCCTCCCCGGGTACtgggggggagccccgcgggcAGAGCGGCCGGCACAGCGCGccaggcaggtgctgctgggggacgAGGCGCTTCAGAGCCCGGCGGCCAGCACCGCTCTTTGTCCTCAGCAGTTCCTCTCCCCCGCACACATGCTCCCTCCGGGCCTTTGTATGCTCGACAAAAAGGGGGAACGAGCGTTACGAGCTGCATCGCTAATGAGCCAGCAGCGCCAACCAGCCAGCAGCGCCAGCCCGCAGCACCGCCACGTGTGCCCCACGCAAGGCCACTGTGCACGGGGGGCACGAGCTTTGGAAACCACGAGCCCCCCCCATCACGGCCAAGCGCAgacccccggcctccccccagCTCTTGTGGGTTCGCTGCCTGTCCCCGAGGAAGCCCTGTGCTCCTTGAGGCCGCCGGTGGGACGCAGGCGCCGAGAAGCCGGGCGCAGGCGGGTGCTGCGAGCCGGGGGTGGCCGCTGAGCGTTGCCCTGCTCCTGAATCACCCCGCACACCCTCCCCGGCTCAGCCCGGGCTCGCTCCGGGATTATCCAGCTCCAGGCGTGTTCGGGTGGCAGCGTGCATGAGCCATCACACGGGTGGGAGAGGCGGCCGCGGGCGCCGGCTTCGCCCGCGCGTTGCACGCAAGGTGCTTGCTGCGACACGCGGGCTGTCAGGGCAGGGAGGACATCACCCGCAAGGTCACAGCCGTAGGGGAACCGACCACAAAGCCCCCACCCCGAGACCCCCAAAGGGCTTCCCCGCTGCGGTGCTGAGCCCCGTGGCCCCGCAGTTTCCCGGCAGGGAGGAAGGCGTTCACGGAAACTCGGGGccactccttccctccccacgaCGCAATCTCATCCGACGCGCTCCCGACACGGGGACCTGAAGCGCAAGTTTGCCGGCCGCCTGCCTGCCCCGCGGTGCCGGCGGTGGGAGACGGGGGCTGGAACCCAGCCCCTTGGGGACCTCTGCGCCCCGGCTGGGCCCCCAGGTTTGGGGACAGCCCTGGGGACCAGGGCGCTGCCGGCAGCGATGTCCAGCGGTTCCCATGCTGACCTGTGCCACAGCTCCTCGCCTCCTCGCCGGACGCCGGCACAAGATTTCCGCAGAAGATTTAGGGGGTTTCCAAAGCTCTCCACGCTGCCTGCCCTTACGGACAACGCCGGGGTGCGTCAGGAGGAGAACAACCCCTTCCAGCACCACCAGGCTCTGCCCAAAGCTGGATTTCGGGTCCTCCCGTGCAGGAACCCGGCAGCAGAGGACGCGGCTGGCTGGCAAACGCGTCCCCGTGCCGGGAGAGCTTCAGCGCGTCACCCTGGGCAGTAGGGTGTGTGTGCCCGGCGCGCCCCAGCGCCCGCCTCGCCCCAAACCGGGGCAATAAAACCCGAGCGTTACAAAACACCCGCTGCAGAGCACTGACCCCGCTGGGCTCCGCGCCGGGAACGGGGGCGATTCAGCAGCCACCCGGGGGGGGAAAGAGAAGTCCCCCGCTGCAGGACACCCCCTGCAAGGGGGCTTCACCCTGCTGCCCGCGTGAGGGGTCACCGGCAGCCACCCGCCTGCCCTGCCATGCCTTTTGGGCCCCCGGTTTGCAGCGTGACCCCCAGCAGGGCCCAGCCCACGGCAACGGGCTGAGCCACAGCTCGTCAGCGGGCAAAGTCCAGGGCCGGCGCAGGCGCCGCGGGGATGCTtggctctgcccagggctgggtgcAAGGGCTGGGGGTCCCCCGGCTCCAAGGGACCCCCCGAGGCGAGGGAACGGGGGCCGCCGCTCGCCCGGCGTGCCGTGGGCCCACGCTTTTCAGCATCTGCCCTGAGTTTAGCTCCAACGCTCGTTGACCAAGCGATTTGCATCTCAGAGGCCGGCTGGAAACCACGCTATTTCTGGACACGCGTCCCGGCCCTCGCCGCTCCGTATATTGCTCCCCTGGGCAAATTAACGCACGGGCAGGCGCCGCGGCACCCAGGGGCTTTGCCAGCCCCCCCACCTTTGCTGTAAGACCACCCCTTTGGGCACCCCACGGCACCCCCAGCAAGGTGACCCAGGTGCCAGGGGACCACCGGTTAGGGGCGAGCGGCTTCGGGTGCGACTCCctggcagcacggggggggggtcccagaccAGCATTTTCACCCTGCTGACACCCCTGCGTGCAGGACCAGGCTGACTGccccaaaagacccccccccccaaaaaaaaaaaagggacacggcaccctcccccccccccccaattgcTCTCCCATGGGGGGGGCGCGCACAGCTCCTGGCacggggtgggggcaccccggggtgctgcggcacggcacggggggggggggcacccccggggggCAGCGCACAGCGTGGGGGGGTCAGGAAagaagaagggggggggaggatgcACAGACACGGGCCCCGTGCGCGTGCacgccggcggggggggggggtgcacgCGCGCGCGCACGCACACCGGCGCGGCCCGTAccgggggagggaagggaagggaaagggggggggggggcgctgcaggagccgcagccccgtcccggtgccggtgccggtgccggtgccggtgccgggcgCTCGCTCACTCacccggcggcgcggcggggcccggcgctggaggaggcggtggcggcggcggcggcggggccgggccccggtggcggcggcggcggcggcgcggcgcggggcggggcggggcggggcggggcgggggggggggggcggctccgtACCGGGGCGGGCACTGCCGGCTCTGCgcgcgccgccccccccccccccccccgccgggcgcGGCCCGGGACGGGACggagagggcaggagggggcgaggggcggcgggggggcgcggttcccccccccccccccgggagggTGCGAGGGATGCGGTGCTGCCCCCGGTGCGCGTGCACCCCCGTGCGCGCACACGCGCGGTGCGCGCACGCACAGGGGTTGCACGCGCCCGCAGCGCACACAGAGCGCACACAGGGCGCACACACGCCCTGGTGTTTGCACATCCTCCCCccagtgcacacacacacacccctggTGCAGGCACACCCCCAGCGCACACACCCccagtgcacacacacacacacaccctagTGCATGCACACCCCCactgcacgcacacacacgcacaccctGGTGCAGGCATGCCCCCAGTGCACACACGCAGAGCACACACATATTGGTGCAGGCACACCCCCACTGCACGCACACACCCTGGTGCTTGCACACACACCCccagtgcacacacacacacaccctagTGCATGCACACCCccactgcacacacacacacgcaccccTGGTGCAGGCACACCCCCAGTGCACGCACACACCCTGGTGCTTGCACACACACCCccagtgcacacacacacacacccagtgcacacacacacacacacccagtGCACTTACAGCCCGTTGCACCCTGCAACACACCCACCTGGCCATAAGCTGggttccccccccgcccctccccaacacccccagcacACAGAGGGACGCACGCACACTTTTGCACAGCCTGGTGCACGCTACTGCGTGCACACGGAGTATGCTCGCACCCCCTGGAAGTGCAGCACAACACGATCCTATGGCACACCCCTGCAACACCCCGACACACGCAGTCCCCACCCCGTGGCACATCACATCCCGCGATGCACGCTGGAAAGCACTCACGTGCTGTCAGGAATCTGAACAGCTTCTGGGGACAGCCTGCACGGTGCCCGCAGCTGGCAAAGGGTGCTGCTTTGGGGGTGTGGGAGCAATAAGGCCGTTTGTGCTCCTGGGGGTCCCCCTTTTTTGGAAGGATCCAACCAAGGGCAGTCCTCCTGGCAAGGGGAGGGTTTCCGGCTGATCCCTGCACGCACTGGTGTGGGCTGAGCTGGAGAACACAAGGCCGGaggtggaggagcccccgcgaAATCATTTCACGGTCAGTGCTTCTCCCCACGCTGCCTGTCCCCAGGAGGGCTGGGTGCATGGAGCTGATCGCTCTGGAGAACGCCCGCTGCCTCGGACGGCAGGCAGCATGTGGTCAGCAACCAGCACCGAGAGCCGCAGTGCCTTTGTTATGCCCCTTCCACTCGTGTCCAGCTCCGGGCAGTGTGTCTGGGAGGTTAGGCACAGCCCAAGCCCACAAATGCTGCAGACCCCCTGTGGGCCACCCCGGCATGCACGGTAAGGGCAGGCAGCCTGGGGAAGCCGGAGAGAGCTTAGGGAATGGGGACCCCACAGTCAGGCAGCCACAAGCTCTTCCCAAAATCACTATTCAGAGCGTTCATCTCTGCCCCAAAGCCCTGCATGGACACTGGGACCTATGGGACTGGGATCTGCCCCCAGCGCCTTCCCCAGGCCCGGAGCCCAGCGGCGGATGAGGCACAGCCCTTGCAGCGATGGAGGACAGCAGCCGTGAGcgcagctgcctgctgcttttgtgGTGCTTTCCTTTTGTCCCGGGCACGTGGCGCTGAGCGCAGGGAGCTGCGGCCAGCTGGAGAGTGGCAAGGGGGTCAGGCGAGACGGAGGGTCGGTGGCTGCGGTGGCTTATCCTGCTACGAGGGGATGCATCCTGCAACTGTACCTTGGTGCCCTGCCTCCCGGCAAGCAGCCCGGCCGACAGTTAGAGCCTgcggcagctcctgctcccttaTCGCAGCGGGCAGGCGGCAGCGGGGCTGACGTCGGTTGGGGCTGACGTCGGTTGGGGCCGCCGAGCCGCCGGGCAGCACCGAGGGGCTCATGGAGCCTCGTGCACCTCCCCGGGGGTGAACACCTCCGCGCACATGGCAAAATGCCCAGCACACGTCTGCGGGATCCTGTCTGAccccaccagccctgccctgaGCAGCTCTCCCTCGGCACGGAGCTGTGCGGGGCTTTACCGGCCCTCAGCAAAACCCACACCCAACAAACTCCCCGCGCTGTGCACAGCTCTACGGGGGGCAGCGGGTGCTGGCAGCATTTTGGAGTGCCCGCGTCAGGCGCAGACGTCTGGCCACAGCAGCGAGGGCCCAGCGttgggctgggaggggaggcaTCTGTTTCGCAGCGCCACGGGGTTTGCTAAATAGGTCACTGCTTTTTTATAGTCTCCAGGATCTAGAAAAACCAGTTGTTCCTGACAGCCCGCGGACCCGACAGCACTGTGGCAGCAGCGGTGGCTCCCCAAGCTCTCCCTCCCGTCCTCCCATGTCCTCGGCGGGGGGATCTGCCCCCAGGAGGGGCTCGGTGCGAGCTGCAGGGGGACctgcagcacccctgggtgctacGCTCTGGCCATGCCCGACATGAGGTGCAGAAGGGGGGGGGTTCTCCCCCACCCTGCTTGTGGCCTGTGCTGGCTGCCAGCTCCAGGCTTTGCCCAAGGACCATTTGCAGCgttttctgtttgcagaggGCACCAAGGCCGGCTGTGTGTGGGTGTAGGGGGTGTGCGGTGCCGTACACCCCCTGCACACTGCTGCGCGCCCGCATGCGCCAGCTGCAGCGCTGCCTGACCGGGGTGAGCTCTCCCTCTAGCGGCACCAAGCTCCTGGCAAAGCCTCCATGCCCACAGGGCGGCCGGAGCCGTGCCCAGGGCAtgcccagggggctggggggcgttggggacgtGCTCCAGCCCACATGCCCCTCTGGCAGTGTCCCCAGAAGGCAGGCTGGAGGATGTGTgtgagcagagcagggtgcGCACGCTGCTGGGGTGGGTGCCCCAATTCATCCGGGGACACTTTGAAGGCTGTTTCAATGGCTGGCAAGAGGGCAGCcgccccccaccctgaatttgCTGGGATGTAGCAACAAAATGAGCCACTGTGTCAGTGTCAGACCTCAGCAGCACTCTGCTTCCCCCCACTTCACCACTCCGACCCCCGTAATTCGGGGGGtccccatccctatccccaAGGACGACCCCAAAGCAGGGGTGCCCCATCTCCCCGCACACACCATCCCGGCCACGCAGCCCTGCTGGGGTCCCCGCAGGCCACGCGCCAGGCCGGGCCGCAGGCCGCGCTGACGGGGCGCTTTGTTTTGTGCTGCGAGGACAAAAGGGGCAGTCAGACGCGGGCGGCGCTTTGTGCCGGCAGCCATGCGCTGAGGCAGCAGCCCGCGCCGCCACGCTCGCCTCCTGACCCCCGGCGGCTCGGCCTACGCCCGCCACGGCCCCCACAGCCTGCATCCACCATGGCACTGCAGCCTGTAGCCCCCATGGCACCCTCACCCTGCGCCACCCGCCCCGCCATGGCCCTGAGGGAGCCCTGCGGGGAAGGGGGAGCAGGACCTGGTTGCCATGGTTACTGTGAGGCTTAAGGCCTAGGTGCACCAGGTTGCCATGGCTACCGCGAGGCCTATAACGCCGCCCAGGCCCATGGCGGCCCTGCCACCCCCACGGGCACAGCACCAAGGCCATGGCGTCGCTGTGTGAGCTCAGGGAGCAAGCACCGCACCGAGGGCCTGGTGTGGCTCCGGGGCTGCGTGGGCAGGGGGCCCCGCAGCTCCCACCATGTTGGAAGGAGCAGCCTCACAGCCCCCTTGCTGCCACGGGGCTTatggctgccccacagcccctgcgCCGCCCCATGGCACGCGGAATGGAGGCAGGGACCCGCTGTGGCCGGTGGAGCGAGGCTCACCGAGACGCTGCCACGCTGTCCCCCCGTGCTCACCTGCACCCGGGCCAGGCCGGCCCTGTGATGGCGCAGTGCATTGCTCCTGGAAAATGCCAGAAGAGTCAAAATGTTGAGTCATTCATGCCCAAGATTATCTGTGCAAACAGCCACCCCGATTATTTTTGTTATgatcaaatttttttttttcctttattttttttttttttccccaagaatgCGGCCGGGACCATGGGGATGAGCTGCTGAAATCTCTGGGGATCAGCAGAACAATGCCAGCGAGAGCATTGTGCTGACGGCTCCGCAaatgctggcagcagctcctggccgGCAGCGCCCTATAAAAGCCGAGCCGCTGAAGTAGGCAGACATGACATGGGCGAAGCAGCAGTACCGCCTGAGCTAGGTGAGTCCTGGGGCCGGCCCGCTCCACCCCAGCCCCTCTCGCCCTGCTGCCGCTGTGCGGATGCTCCTCTCTGGTGGCAGGAGAGGAGCGAGAGGTATCTGGAGGGCCCACACGTCCCTGCTGGCAGCTCGGGCACGGCGGGTGGCAGAGAGCCCCCGCGGTGTGAGGTATCTCCGTGCCCGGCACCTGCCTGGCTGGGGCACAGCACCCCGGTTGGCACCTCGGGCTGTTAGCCATGGCTGTCCCGATATGAGGAAGGAGTGCCCAAGGGAGGCATAACAAGGGTAGGGATGGGAGCGGAGGGTCTCTTGGACCTCTCCAGTAATAGGGCAGAGTCTGCTCCCCAGAATGGCTCAGGGGGTTTCCTCGCCATGGCTGGGGGAAGAAGTGGACCGAGAACTGCATCCCGGCGTGACACGGGTGCATGGGCTCCGTGCCACggctgggaggagggaaggggccccgtggtggtggtgggcagGCTGTGGGCAGGAGGGGGACCCCACTTTGTCTGTGTCTCGGAGCCACCTGCTGTGCCCCCCACACCGTCCTGCAGCTGGCGAGGGTCTCATTGAGAGACCCGTGAGCGGGCAGGGGGATGCGTGGCAGTGCTCTGCAACACccattgcttttccttccttctccagaTACCTTTCCAGCAGCAAAGATGGCTCAGACAAACCCTCTGCCTGTCCCCATGGGCCCCTGGAAGGTATGTCCTTGCACCCGCTGCCTCTCAGGTGTGGAGGTGGGAGACAGGGAGGGAGCAAAGCCAGTCCTCCCCAGCCAGAAAAGCTGCACCGCAGGGAGCGAGGCCGAGGGagccaagaaaaaaagtcacaggagcatgcctcctgcctgctcaAACACCCCCGGGGGGTTTCATAAGCCTCTTTGCAGCACCCTGGcctggctgtgccctgctgtgACAAGTTGTGCTGTGCCAGGCAGCTACCGCAGTCCCCCCAAAGCCACACTCTCTTATTTGCCCTCCCTTGTGGGTGAAGGCAGGCTggcagggtgggcaggggacagcagggcacaggggcTGCAAAGGGGGCAGTGGGCATGGCAGGGCGAggtggagagcagccctgagggcaCCAGGGATGGTGACAGCACTGGGGACAAAGCCAGTTCACAGAGGGGACcgagagggaaaggagaagcacGTGTGCAAGCAGGGCAAAATCCTGCCAAAGCATGGAGAGGACAGCGTCAgccgcagcccccagggagTTCCCCCTCACCCTTTCCCCGTTAATCCTCTTTGCCCTAGAGAGTTCAGAGCAGAGGCCGGGAGAAATGCCAGCCACAGCTCTGCCGCCCGCCCGTCCCAGAACGGCTCCGGACGGcactgctgccctggggacTGATCTCCGCAGGGGTGAGCAGGAGAGCGGAGCAGGGGCCGGCGTGCggctcccccagcaccaggcagggcaCTGCAGGGCCAGGGATGCCAGCCGGCTCTTCCCCAAATGGAGCATGACCCTCTGTCTTGAAAAGGTGCTGGTTCTCTCGGGGCCACTGCCGGGCAGTTCGCAGCTTGGCAGCTCGTTCTCTGTTCCAGATCACTGTATACGACCAAGAAAATTTCCAGGGCAAGAGGATGGAGTTCACCTCGGCCTGTCCAAACATCATGGAGTGTGGTTTCGACAACATCCGCTCCCTAAAGGTGGAGTGTGGCGCGTGAGTACCCAGCTGCCCGTGACGTGGATGCTTTCCCAGGTGGGGGGCTGGCGGGGCAAGGGGTGCCTGAGCACGTGCAGGGCCGGCGAGTCTCACCCCACTGAGCTGGAGCCAAGCACTGCAGCCAGGGGAAGCCAGGTACGGGGATCCCACCCTGCCAGGGTAGAGCAGCGAGCTCTGGGCAGCACCAGCATGGACGCTAGACACACAGGGCCAGGGGACAGCAGCAACACCTTTGGCCTCATCTAAAACTGCCTCTTGCATCTGGGAGCAGCCGGGTTGGAGCTCCCCAGTGCTCAGCATGAATGATGCCTGAGGATGCAGCAAAGACCAGTGCTCAGTGAGGGGCTCTTGGCTCACGAGCTCAGCCTGGTCCTCATTTATCTGTGTAACCCCATGAAGCACCATGCCTAAGAACCCCATTTCTCATCCCAGGGCCCAGCCCTGCTCGTCAGAGCCAGACCAGAGCCTTCCTGCAGCCTGCGCTGAGCTGCCCCAGTCACTGTTAGGGTATGGAGCAGAGCCAGGGTTCTCCCTGCACACGGGAACCTTCCTGTAACAGGCGAGACAGCTCTCGAGCTGCTCTGAGACGCTGTGCGTAAGGAGCAGTCCCCATGGCAAACATCCCGCTGGGGCCGGGGAAGCAGACAAGATAGATTTGCACTGCTATATTTAGGATTTGTAATGCTAATGGGATTACCGCAGCATGCGTGCTCGCGCCGTAATCAGCTCACTGCTCCACTTGACGTGTTCCCAGCCAGGCTGTTCACCTTGCTTACTAGGAGGCTGACTGCAGGGCATGGGACCAGGGCTGAGTTTTGGTCAGTGGCAAGACCTAAAAACCCTGCACTCAGCGTGCCCCTCAGCATCCCCTGTACCCCATAAGCAGGACCACGGGCCGTACAGCGGTGTGCCTCCCTCcttccagcccccagcccagtcTCTGCCTCCCCGCTTCCCTCAGCTGTGGATGTCCCGTCCCTGGTCCCTGTACGGGGAAGTGCCCAGGAGGGGTCTGCACCCCGTGGGGTgcccgggctgggggcaggTGCTGGGCAGGCTCTCGTGGGTGTGCAAACTGCGTCCTGTGGGGTGGAGGCGTCCCTCTCACCTCCTTGTTGTTTTCAGCAGAGAGGGACCCAAAAAGGGAACAGGCAACAGCTCCCAGGCCTGCCCAGAGCCAGGTTGGTTCTGCCTAGTTTGGGCATGAGGAATTCAGGTCTTTCCAGCTGTGCCAGGCTGTAATTAGGAAACAAGTCAGAAATGAGGTGTTTGGGAGAGGACACCCTGCTGGAGATGTCCTTTGGCACCCTGACGTGATGCCAATCCATGCAGATAGCCACCGAGCTCTGCTGGGGAAGCGAACCACCACCAAGGTTTGCAGGTTGGGCCCCTTGAGGGTGGGATCCCACCCCCACTGCAGCCAGGGGATGCTGGTGTTGCCATGCTGAACACTTCTCAGGCACCAGCCAGGCTGTTACACCCTCTCCGGGTGCTCTGCCCACATCCAGCACCGTTTCCTTTCCTCCCAAGCAACCGGGCTTGCGGGCGGAGGCCAGACCTCAACCTCCTCCTTGCACCTACATCCACGTACCGGTGCCAGCCCCGAGCAGGatgcccagagctgctgcaggaaggccTGGCAGCCCTTGCTCTGTTTTTGCAGCTGGGTCGGTTACGAGCACACCGGCTTCTGTGGGCAGCAGTTCATCCTGGAGAGGGGAGAGTACCCGCGCTGGGACGCCTGGAGCGGCAGCAACGCCTACCACATCGAGCGCCTGATGTCCTTCCGCCCCGTCTGCTCTGCTGTGAGTGCCCCCACtcctgggctggctgcagcctcctgtcccagcagcagaggcacaggcagggcaggaaTTGCCCCAATCAGGGCAGGAATtgccccgggcagggcaggagctgcccccagGTGTCTGCGCTGCAGCATCCTCTGTTGCCCCAGCACAGagccgggcagggggctggaggcagcaccGGGCTGCACAACAGCTCCCAGCTCGCACGTCTCAGCCCAGGCAGAGCAAAGGCTCCCAGGCAGCACCCTCAGACCAAGGGAGTGGGGCTAGGAAGGGCAAAACTGCTATGCCAGGGGCTTTGCAGGTAGCGGAGGCTCTTAGAGTGGGCTCAGCTCTTCCCCTAGTGCCCAGCAGGATTTGCTGTAGCTTTCCTGTTTTATAAGGCTTTAAAGGGAATTTCTGTGTCTGCTGTACACAAGCAGAGCTGTTGCTGACACCTCCCAGGACAAGCCCTgaccctgccccagcaccttCACACCAGCCCTGGGGGCTCTGAACGCTTCCATCCCTTGGGCTGCACACACAGCCCGCAGGAAACCCTCCAAACCGGGCTGCACGGAGGGGCAGCCTTTGTGCCACTGCCCCAGCCcgtggctggggagggagcacTGCCTCCCCCTCACCCGCTGCTCTTCCGTCCCAGAATCACAAGGAATCCAAGATCACCGTCTTCGAGAAAGACAACTTCATCGGCCGCCAGTGGGAGATAAGCGACGACTACCCCTCGCTGCAGGCCATGGGCTGGGCCAACAACGAAGTGGGCTCCATGAAGATCCCCTGCGGCGCGTAAGTGACGGGCAAAGGGCCACAAAGCACGGACGTGCCTGGGCTTAGCAGCGGGGACAAAGCACGGCCATCACAGCCGGAGGGGGGACGCCCCGTAACTCCCTTGCTTACCTCTCGTTCCCCTTACGGCCGCCTGACGACTCCGTTTCTTCCAGCTGGGTTTGCTACCAGTATCCCGGGTACCGCGGCTACCAGTACGTCCTGGAGGCCGACCACCACGGGGGAGACTACAAGCACTGGAGAGAGTGGGGATCACACGCCCAGACCTCCCAGATCCAGTCCATCAGGCGCATCCAGCAGTAGCTGCCCGACGCCCGGCCCCCACTCTCGAGCACATCTTTGCAAGGTTTCTAAAGCTCACCGGCTCCCTTTTGGTGCTAATACCCCCCTCCTGAAATAACAACCCCTTCTTGTACCGCAACTGCTTATGGAACAACACTCCTAAACGGTACCAGCTGCCACAACTGCCAATAAAtgtgactgaaagaaaaagataaaaccagctcggtgggtgtttgctgttgtgcGCTTGGAATCGAAATCCCACTTCCCCATCCCAGAATGCGGCCCCTAAAGggctcccttcctcctcccagccctccccttgCCCGTGAAGGCACGGGACACCTCGCTCCAACCCCCACGAGGCCAAGCCGTGCCCAGCACCGGCCACTCACATAGGCACAGCCCCAACCACGCGTGTGCTCCGTGGTCAGCGCTGCCCGGCCAGCAGCCGCGCAGCATCCCCAGGGCCAGGGGGATGCTCCGTAAGagcgcaaaaaaaaaagtcacaccgACGCCGAcaaactttaaaatttttattcaaCAATTTACATCACTTATTGTCTGTCTTAACGTATTCGATCTacacaaatttctttttttttttttcctgataaaataataaaatttggATAAATTTTGAAGACCTGTTGGTGCAGAATAAACAAAATtcaggtaactttttttttttttttcttaaacatttagTGTGAAG
This is a stretch of genomic DNA from Anser cygnoides isolate HZ-2024a breed goose chromosome 18, Taihu_goose_T2T_genome, whole genome shotgun sequence. It encodes these proteins:
- the CRYBA1 gene encoding beta-crystallin A3 isoform X2, which produces MGEAAVPPELDTFPAAKMAQTNPLPVPMGPWKRVQSRGREKCQPQLCRPPVPERLRTALLPWGLISAGITVYDQENFQGKRMEFTSACPNIMECGFDNIRSLKVECGAWVGYEHTGFCGQQFILERGEYPRWDAWSGSNAYHIERLMSFRPVCSANHKESKITVFEKDNFIGRQWEISDDYPSLQAMGWANNEVGSMKIPCGAWVCYQYPGYRGYQYVLEADHHGGDYKHWREWGSHAQTSQIQSIRRIQQ
- the CRYBA1 gene encoding beta-crystallin A3 isoform X1, with translation MGEAAVPPELDTFPAAKMAQTNPLPVPMGPWKITVYDQENFQGKRMEFTSACPNIMECGFDNIRSLKVECGAWVGYEHTGFCGQQFILERGEYPRWDAWSGSNAYHIERLMSFRPVCSANHKESKITVFEKDNFIGRQWEISDDYPSLQAMGWANNEVGSMKIPCGAWVCYQYPGYRGYQYVLEADHHGGDYKHWREWGSHAQTSQIQSIRRIQQ